From a region of the Odoribacter splanchnicus DSM 20712 genome:
- a CDS encoding outer membrane beta-barrel protein, with translation MKKIIMILLVVFGLGVGSRAQAQMLNLNYQMSLPLGDQHDFISKMSFRGFSMDYHYFLSERLAVGASLGWNTLYKHLDYATGHFTMNGEKVTISGDQFRYLNVVPLMASVRYFFTDGDAVLLPYAGIGIGTNWAEMRLEVGDLLAKEKGWQFAFAPEVGVVVPFSESVGLNVGAQYRYSVKASGLPTLQDLGIKVGLSFNW, from the coding sequence ATGAAAAAGATTATAATGATACTATTGGTTGTGTTCGGCCTGGGTGTTGGAAGCCGGGCACAGGCTCAGATGCTGAATCTAAATTATCAGATGTCCTTACCTTTGGGCGATCAGCATGATTTTATCTCTAAAATGAGTTTTCGTGGGTTTTCCATGGATTATCACTATTTCCTGAGCGAGCGTCTGGCGGTCGGTGCCAGCCTGGGATGGAATACTTTGTATAAGCATCTGGATTATGCAACCGGTCATTTTACCATGAACGGGGAGAAAGTGACCATCTCCGGGGACCAGTTCAGATACCTGAACGTTGTACCCCTGATGGCCAGTGTCCGTTATTTTTTTACGGATGGAGATGCTGTCCTGCTACCATATGCCGGTATCGGTATCGGAACCAACTGGGCTGAAATGCGGCTGGAAGTGGGAGACCTGCTGGCTAAAGAAAAAGGCTGGCAGTTCGCTTTTGCCCCTGAAGTCGGAGTAGTGGTACCTTTCTCCGAATCGGTCGGATTGAATGTGGGGGCACAATACCGCTACAGTGTAAAAGCCAGTGGCTTACCCACGCTTCAGGATCTCGGTATTAAAGTCGGGTTATCTTTTAACTGGTAA
- a CDS encoding sulfotransferase family protein: MGVLEFQKLPVNTLVGADWKTFKGITQGQTIGKGYKTKYQLTKAICRLLSCLKPIQDRRYDKRLKDQAINMEPVFILGHWRSGTTFVHNVLAHDKHFGYTTTYQTVFPHMMMWGQPMFKKTMAWLMPDKRPTDNMELNVDLPQEEEFALSNMMPCSYYDFWFLPQNMLEYCDRFLTMKTATPEEHRMFRETFLKLIKISLWNTQGSQFLSKNPPHTGKVKEILEMFPNAKFIYLMRNPYTVFESTRSFFTNTIIPLQLQKISPEELEKNILEVYTRLYRKYEEDKKLIPAGNLIEIKFEDFEADALAMTEKIYRTLAIPGFEAAKADIAAYLDKKKGYKKNAYKYETRTVELVEKHWDYALKQWDYKLE; encoded by the coding sequence ATGGGTGTACTAGAATTTCAAAAACTTCCGGTAAATACTTTGGTGGGTGCAGACTGGAAAACTTTTAAAGGAATCACACAAGGACAAACGATCGGGAAAGGATATAAAACGAAATATCAATTGACCAAAGCCATCTGTCGGTTATTGAGTTGCCTGAAACCGATACAGGACCGGAGATACGACAAACGCCTGAAAGATCAGGCGATCAACATGGAGCCGGTTTTTATTCTAGGGCACTGGCGTAGTGGTACCACCTTTGTTCACAATGTATTGGCTCATGATAAACATTTCGGTTATACGACGACCTATCAAACCGTTTTTCCCCATATGATGATGTGGGGACAGCCGATGTTTAAGAAAACGATGGCGTGGTTAATGCCGGACAAACGCCCTACCGATAACATGGAGCTCAACGTCGACTTGCCTCAGGAGGAAGAGTTTGCCTTATCCAATATGATGCCTTGCTCCTATTATGATTTCTGGTTTTTGCCTCAGAATATGCTGGAATATTGTGACCGGTTTCTGACCATGAAAACAGCTACTCCCGAAGAACACCGGATGTTCAGGGAGACATTCCTGAAACTGATTAAAATCTCCCTCTGGAATACCCAGGGCAGCCAATTTCTCAGCAAGAATCCCCCGCATACCGGCAAGGTGAAAGAAATCCTGGAAATGTTCCCCAATGCCAAATTTATCTATTTGATGCGGAATCCTTATACGGTATTCGAATCTACCCGGAGTTTTTTCACGAATACCATCATCCCTTTGCAATTGCAGAAAATTTCTCCGGAGGAACTGGAAAAAAACATCCTCGAAGTATATACCCGTTTGTATCGGAAATATGAAGAAGATAAAAAGCTGATCCCGGCAGGTAATCTGATCGAAATAAAATTCGAAGATTTCGAGGCGGATGCCCTGGCGATGACCGAAAAGATTTACCGGACACTTGCTATTCCGGGTTTTGAAGCCGCCAAAGCAGACATTGCGGCTTATTTAGACAAGAAAAAAGGCTACAAGAAAAACGCTTATAAATACGAAACCCGAACCGTCGAATTAGTCGAAAAACATTGGGATTATGCCTTGAAACAATGGGACTATAAACTGGAATAA
- the cysN gene encoding sulfate adenylyltransferase subunit CysN, with amino-acid sequence MKIKIMEKLNIKEFLDQDEKKDLLRLLTAGSVDDGKSTLIGRLLFDSKKLYEDQLDALERDTKRYGNAGDDIDYALLLDGLKAEREQGITIDVAYRYFSTNKRKFIIADTPGHEQYTRNMITGGSTANLAIILVDARSGVITQTRRHTYLVSLLGIKHVVLAVNKMDLVGYDRQVFDRIVTEYRQFAEPLGIPDITCIPLSALKGDNVVEASENMSWYTGKPLLEYLETVHIGSDKNFADLRYPVQYVMRPNLDFRGFSSTVASGIIRKGDEVVALPSMKRSRVKSIVTYDGELDFAFPPQAITVTLEDEIDISRGEMLVHPDNLPIISRNFEAMLVWMDEKKMDPEEQFFIKHTTNLTRAKIDKIRYKVNVNTLEQSAADALELNEIARVIFTTGKPLFFDPYPQNKNTGAFILIDPITNNTCAVGMIIDKVERKDMQELEIPEISLSKLGIGSEHFTAIEKVAKELDRQGITVKIIQ; translated from the coding sequence ATAAAGATTAAAATCATGGAGAAACTAAATATAAAAGAGTTCCTGGATCAGGACGAAAAGAAAGATCTGTTGAGATTATTGACAGCCGGATCGGTAGATGACGGCAAATCGACCCTGATCGGTCGTTTGCTTTTCGATAGTAAAAAATTATACGAAGATCAGCTGGATGCCCTCGAAAGAGATACCAAACGTTACGGTAATGCAGGAGACGATATCGATTATGCCCTCCTGCTCGACGGCCTGAAGGCTGAACGTGAACAAGGTATAACGATAGACGTGGCTTACCGTTATTTTTCTACGAACAAGCGGAAATTCATCATTGCCGACACTCCGGGACACGAACAGTATACCCGTAACATGATTACAGGAGGTTCGACGGCCAATCTGGCCATCATTCTGGTAGACGCCCGCTCAGGCGTTATCACCCAAACACGCCGGCATACTTATTTAGTTTCCTTGCTGGGAATCAAACATGTTGTTCTGGCTGTGAATAAAATGGACCTCGTTGGATACGACCGGCAGGTATTCGACCGGATCGTAACGGAATACCGTCAGTTTGCAGAACCCCTGGGAATACCCGACATTACCTGTATCCCACTCTCGGCATTAAAAGGAGATAATGTCGTAGAAGCATCGGAGAATATGTCGTGGTATACCGGAAAACCATTACTGGAATATCTGGAAACGGTACATATAGGAAGCGATAAAAACTTTGCAGATCTCCGTTATCCCGTACAATATGTCATGCGTCCCAACCTCGACTTCCGGGGATTCAGCAGTACGGTTGCTTCAGGTATCATTCGTAAAGGAGATGAAGTGGTCGCACTGCCTTCTATGAAGCGTTCACGGGTCAAATCGATCGTCACTTACGACGGAGAACTGGATTTCGCTTTTCCGCCGCAGGCCATAACGGTGACCCTCGAAGACGAAATCGATATCTCCCGGGGAGAAATGCTCGTACATCCGGACAATCTCCCGATTATTTCCCGCAATTTCGAAGCCATGCTGGTATGGATGGATGAGAAGAAAATGGATCCGGAAGAACAATTCTTTATTAAACATACTACGAATCTGACCCGGGCCAAGATCGATAAAATCCGGTATAAAGTAAATGTGAATACTTTAGAACAATCTGCCGCAGACGCCTTGGAATTGAATGAAATTGCACGTGTCATTTTCACGACAGGTAAACCTTTATTTTTCGATCCTTATCCCCAAAATAAAAACACAGGCGCTTTTATTCTGATCGATCCGATTACCAACAATACCTGTGCTGTCGGTATGATTATCGATAAAGTCGAAAGGAAAGACATGCAGGAATTGGAAATTCCGGAAATCAGTCTTTCGAAACTGGGCATCGGCAGCGAACACTTTACAGCCATCGAAAAAGTGGCCAAGGAACTCGACCGTCAAGGGATTACGGTGAAAATAATTCAATAA
- the cysD gene encoding sulfate adenylyltransferase subunit CysD: MSEYKLSHLKELEAESIHIIREVVAEFENPVMLYSIGKDSSVMVRLAEKAFYPGKVPFPLMHIDSKWKFKEMIEFRDKYARENNWDLIVESNMKGFQEGVGPFTHGSKVHTDLMKTQALLQALSKYKFDAAFGGARRDEEKSRAKERIYSFRDKFHQWDPKNQRPELWNLYNARVHKGESIRVFPLSNWTELDIWQYIRMENIPIVPLYFAKERPIVEIDGNLIMPDDERLPEQYRDKIRMRKVRFRTLGCWPLTGAVESEADTIEKIVEEMMTTTKSERTTRVIDFDQDASMEQKKREGYF; the protein is encoded by the coding sequence ATGTCAGAATATAAATTAAGTCATTTGAAAGAACTGGAAGCCGAGTCTATCCATATTATCCGTGAGGTTGTCGCTGAGTTTGAAAATCCGGTTATGCTCTATTCTATCGGTAAAGACTCTTCCGTCATGGTCCGTTTAGCTGAAAAAGCTTTTTATCCGGGGAAAGTACCTTTCCCTTTGATGCATATCGATTCGAAGTGGAAATTCAAAGAAATGATCGAATTTCGCGATAAATATGCCCGGGAAAATAACTGGGACCTGATCGTCGAATCCAATATGAAAGGTTTCCAGGAAGGGGTAGGTCCTTTCACACACGGTAGTAAAGTACATACCGATCTGATGAAGACCCAGGCTTTATTGCAGGCGCTCAGTAAATACAAGTTCGATGCCGCTTTCGGTGGTGCACGCCGCGATGAAGAGAAATCACGGGCCAAAGAACGTATTTATTCCTTCCGGGATAAATTTCATCAATGGGATCCTAAAAACCAGCGTCCTGAATTATGGAATTTATACAATGCCCGGGTTCATAAAGGCGAATCGATCCGGGTATTCCCGCTGTCTAATTGGACGGAATTGGATATCTGGCAATACATCCGCATGGAAAATATTCCTATCGTACCTTTGTATTTTGCCAAAGAACGTCCCATCGTCGAAATCGACGGTAACCTGATCATGCCCGACGACGAACGCTTACCGGAACAATACCGGGATAAGATCCGGATGCGGAAAGTACGTTTCCGTACCTTAGGATGCTGGCCATTGACCGGAGCTGTCGAATCGGAAGCCGACACGATTGAAAAAATCGTAGAAGAAATGATGACCACCACCAAATCCGAACGGACCACCCGGGTAATCGATTTCGACCAGGATGCCAGTATGGAACAAAAGAAAAGAGAGGGATACTTTTAA
- the cysC gene encoding adenylyl-sulfate kinase: protein MAENIYPIFEKMLQRKDREALLKQKGIMIWFTGLSGSGKSTLAIALEGELYKQGILCRILDGDNIRSGINNNLGFSEADRTENIRRIAEVSKLFVDCGIVTIAAFISPTHAIRRMASEIIGEDDFLEVYVSTPIEECERRDVKGLYAKARRGEIKEFTGISSPFEAPEHPFISIDTSRQSLADSVKILLEAVSPKITGNEFR from the coding sequence ATGGCAGAAAATATTTATCCGATTTTTGAAAAAATGTTACAGCGGAAAGACCGCGAAGCTTTATTGAAACAAAAAGGCATTATGATCTGGTTTACCGGATTGTCCGGTTCCGGTAAAAGCACATTAGCCATTGCCCTGGAAGGGGAATTATATAAACAAGGTATACTCTGCCGTATCCTGGATGGAGACAATATCCGCAGTGGCATCAATAATAACCTGGGTTTTTCGGAAGCCGACCGAACGGAAAATATTCGTCGCATAGCAGAAGTTTCCAAATTATTCGTCGATTGCGGTATCGTGACCATCGCTGCTTTTATCAGTCCTACCCATGCTATCCGCCGGATGGCTTCTGAAATTATCGGTGAGGATGATTTTCTGGAAGTATATGTCAGTACGCCCATCGAAGAATGTGAGCGACGGGATGTCAAAGGTTTGTATGCCAAGGCCCGTCGGGGTGAAATCAAGGAATTCACCGGTATTTCATCGCCTTTCGAAGCCCCGGAACATCCGTTTATTTCGATCGACACCTCACGGCAATCCTTAGCCGATTCGGTGAAAATTTTATTGGAAGCCGTTTCTCCGAAAATAACCGGAAATGAATTTCGGTAA
- the cysQ gene encoding 3'(2'),5'-bisphosphate nucleotidase CysQ: MNSLLQTAITAALQAGKAILDIYDDPASDFEIEHKADHSPLTIADRVSNEIILKQLKNTPYPVISEENKATAYAIRKQWQTVWIVDPLDGTKEFIKRNGEFTVNIALVYGGRPALGVIYIPVKKILYYGTIRNGAYRADHPEYSPDMDFDALENQARRLPLDREDPVYTVVASRSHMSSDTENFIDELKKEHGEVKLTSIGSSIKICLVAEGTADIYPRFAPTMEWDTAAGHAIAKAAGKELYHQDGCTPLAYNKEDLLNPWFIVK; the protein is encoded by the coding sequence ATGAATTCATTACTACAGACGGCTATAACAGCAGCATTGCAAGCTGGTAAGGCTATATTAGACATATACGACGATCCGGCTTCGGATTTCGAAATCGAACACAAAGCGGATCATTCTCCGCTGACTATTGCCGACCGGGTATCCAACGAGATTATCCTGAAACAGTTGAAAAATACGCCTTATCCGGTTATCAGCGAAGAAAACAAGGCCACAGCCTATGCTATTCGTAAACAATGGCAAACGGTATGGATCGTCGACCCTTTGGACGGTACAAAAGAATTTATCAAACGGAACGGCGAGTTCACTGTCAATATAGCTCTCGTTTACGGCGGACGTCCTGCCTTAGGGGTAATTTATATTCCGGTAAAAAAAATCCTGTACTACGGAACGATCCGAAACGGAGCTTATCGGGCCGATCATCCGGAATATTCCCCGGATATGGATTTCGACGCACTGGAAAATCAAGCCCGGCGTCTGCCTCTGGACCGCGAAGATCCGGTTTATACCGTTGTGGCTTCAAGATCGCACATGAGTTCCGATACAGAGAATTTTATCGATGAATTAAAAAAAGAACACGGAGAAGTCAAACTGACTTCTATCGGTAGTTCGATTAAAATATGCCTGGTAGCAGAAGGAACTGCTGACATTTACCCCCGTTTTGCTCCGACCATGGAATGGGATACCGCTGCAGGTCATGCTATCGCAAAGGCTGCCGGAAAAGAATTATATCACCAGGATGGGTGCACTCCCTTGGCCTACAACAAAGAAGATCTATTAAATCCCTGGTTTATTGTAAAATAA
- the purL gene encoding phosphoribosylformylglycinamidine synthase, with product MTIVFYQKDATVYAVQYQTSENSLDVSKLEWLFSGAHKIQGDALKGYFIGPRREMITPWSTNAVEITQNMGIGGILRIEEFTQTACDNIPYDPMLQAFYKGLDQHIFTIDKQPDPIIYIDDIRAYNVKEGLALNPDEIAYLEGLAEKLGRKLTDSEVFGFSQVNSEHCRHKIFNGTFIIDGEEKESTLFKLIKKTSQENPNRIVSAYKDNCAFIDGPQAVQFAPHTHDKPDVYETREIDTVISLKAETHNFPTTVEPFNGAATGSGGEIRDRIAGGQAALPLAGTAVYMTSYPRLDASRIWEQHIDPRKWLYQTPEDILIKASNGASDFGNKFGQPLICGSLLTFEHEEDGRTYGYDKVIMQAGGVGFGNRQQAMKKTPGVGDKVVLLGGDNYRIGMGGGAVSSVDTGVYAGAIELNAVQRSNPEMQKRVCNAIRAMAESEVNPIVSIHDHGAGGHLNCLSELVEETGGKIHMENLPVGDPTLSAKEIVGNESQERMGLVMKEKDVAELKRIADRERAPMYVIGETTGDMKFTFENAKTHETPIDLELKDMFGNPPKTIMEDKTVKEKYAGLEYSADKLEEYLEQVLQIEAVASKDWLTNKVDRSVSGRIVRQQCVGPLHLPLSDVAAVSLDYSGHRGIATSIGHAPVAAMADAPAGSRLAIAEALTNLVWAPIEQGLKGISLSANWMWPCRNEGEDARLYQAVQAASDFAIELGVNIPTGKDSLSMTQKYGDKKVYAPGTVIISTVGEVTDFRKIVIPVLKNDPATEIVYVDFSFDKLKLGGSSFAQILNKVGKEVPDVRDSEYFARAFTAIQQLVDEGIVLAGHDISAGGMVTALLEMCFADNRLGLDIDFSFLAEKDMIKILFAENPGVLIQIADKDAKKVSALMDKAGVAYAFLGKPGKAGLLNIKKDADSWSLDIPSLRDLWFKTSYLLDRRQSGEEKALERYKSYKHNELKYKFPQGFTGKLADLGLQLNRTAKSGIRAAVIREKGCQCERETAWALHLAGFDVKDVHMTDLISGRETLEEVNMIVFVGGFSNSDVLGSAKGWAGAFKFNEKARQALENFYKREDTLSLGICNGCQLAVELGLIYPEHAEMPKMLHNDSHKFESGFVNVTIQPNHSVMLKSLAGSRLGIWIAHGEGKFSLPYAESEYHIPIKYSYDAYPGNPNGSPFATAAICSKDGRHLAMMPHLERSIYPWNWAYYAEGRSEDEVSPWIEAFVNARKWIEEKVKA from the coding sequence ATGACTATAGTTTTCTATCAGAAAGACGCCACGGTATATGCCGTACAGTATCAGACGTCTGAAAATTCTCTTGATGTCAGTAAATTAGAATGGTTGTTCAGTGGTGCGCACAAAATACAAGGTGATGCCCTGAAAGGTTATTTTATCGGTCCTCGCAGGGAAATGATTACGCCGTGGAGTACGAATGCAGTCGAGATTACGCAGAATATGGGGATCGGGGGGATTCTCCGGATAGAGGAATTTACACAGACGGCTTGTGACAATATACCTTACGACCCGATGTTGCAGGCATTTTATAAAGGTTTGGACCAACATATCTTTACAATCGATAAACAACCGGATCCGATCATTTACATCGATGATATTCGTGCCTATAATGTGAAGGAAGGATTGGCTTTGAATCCCGATGAAATTGCTTATCTGGAAGGATTGGCTGAAAAATTAGGACGGAAATTGACCGATTCCGAAGTATTCGGTTTTTCGCAGGTCAATTCGGAACACTGCCGTCATAAAATTTTTAACGGTACCTTTATTATCGACGGAGAAGAGAAAGAAAGTACACTCTTTAAACTGATTAAGAAAACTTCTCAGGAAAATCCGAATCGGATTGTTTCCGCTTATAAAGACAATTGTGCGTTTATCGATGGGCCGCAGGCGGTGCAATTCGCTCCGCATACCCATGATAAGCCGGATGTTTATGAGACGAGAGAAATAGATACGGTCATTTCGCTGAAAGCCGAAACGCACAATTTCCCGACAACCGTAGAGCCCTTCAATGGAGCGGCAACAGGTAGCGGTGGAGAAATTCGTGACCGTATTGCCGGAGGGCAAGCAGCCCTTCCGTTGGCCGGTACAGCTGTGTATATGACCTCTTATCCCCGTTTGGATGCTTCCCGGATTTGGGAACAGCATATCGATCCCAGAAAATGGCTTTACCAGACTCCGGAGGATATTTTGATCAAAGCTTCCAATGGTGCTTCTGATTTTGGAAATAAGTTCGGTCAGCCGTTGATCTGTGGCTCCTTATTGACTTTCGAACACGAAGAAGACGGACGTACCTATGGGTATGATAAAGTGATTATGCAGGCCGGTGGTGTGGGCTTCGGTAATCGTCAGCAAGCCATGAAGAAAACACCTGGAGTAGGAGATAAAGTGGTGTTGTTGGGAGGTGACAATTATCGGATCGGTATGGGAGGTGGTGCCGTTTCTTCTGTCGATACCGGGGTTTATGCCGGGGCTATCGAGTTGAACGCGGTACAACGGTCTAATCCTGAAATGCAGAAACGGGTTTGTAATGCGATCCGGGCAATGGCCGAGAGCGAAGTGAATCCGATTGTTTCTATCCACGATCACGGTGCCGGAGGACATTTGAATTGTTTATCCGAGCTGGTGGAAGAAACCGGAGGTAAAATACATATGGAAAATCTCCCTGTCGGCGATCCGACCTTATCTGCAAAAGAAATCGTGGGGAATGAATCACAGGAACGGATGGGATTGGTGATGAAGGAGAAGGATGTGGCCGAACTGAAACGTATTGCAGACCGTGAACGGGCTCCGATGTACGTCATCGGTGAAACCACCGGAGATATGAAGTTTACTTTTGAGAATGCAAAAACTCATGAGACTCCGATCGATTTGGAACTGAAAGATATGTTCGGTAATCCTCCTAAGACGATTATGGAGGATAAGACCGTTAAAGAAAAATATGCCGGTCTGGAATACTCCGCCGATAAATTGGAAGAATATTTGGAGCAAGTGTTACAAATAGAGGCGGTTGCTTCTAAGGATTGGTTAACGAATAAGGTAGACCGTTCAGTATCGGGCCGTATCGTGCGTCAGCAGTGTGTCGGTCCTTTGCATTTGCCTTTGAGCGATGTTGCTGCCGTCTCTTTGGATTATAGCGGACACCGTGGGATAGCAACCTCCATCGGACATGCTCCTGTAGCTGCCATGGCCGATGCTCCTGCGGGTTCACGTTTGGCTATTGCCGAAGCGCTGACTAATCTGGTATGGGCGCCGATCGAACAGGGATTGAAAGGAATCTCACTTTCTGCCAACTGGATGTGGCCCTGCCGCAATGAAGGAGAAGATGCCCGGTTGTATCAGGCGGTACAGGCTGCCAGCGACTTTGCTATCGAGTTGGGAGTGAACATTCCTACCGGGAAAGACTCACTTTCTATGACCCAGAAATATGGGGACAAAAAAGTGTATGCTCCGGGAACGGTTATCATTTCTACTGTCGGCGAAGTAACCGATTTCCGTAAAATTGTCATTCCTGTATTGAAAAATGATCCGGCTACCGAGATCGTCTATGTCGATTTCTCATTCGATAAATTGAAATTGGGTGGTTCCAGCTTTGCCCAGATTCTGAATAAAGTGGGCAAAGAAGTGCCCGACGTTAGGGATAGCGAGTATTTTGCCCGTGCATTTACAGCTATTCAGCAATTGGTGGATGAAGGTATCGTTTTGGCCGGACATGATATTTCTGCCGGAGGTATGGTAACGGCACTGCTCGAAATGTGTTTTGCAGATAATCGTTTGGGTTTGGATATCGATTTTTCATTCCTGGCTGAAAAAGATATGATTAAGATCTTATTCGCTGAAAATCCCGGCGTACTGATTCAGATAGCGGATAAGGATGCTAAAAAGGTTTCCGCTCTGATGGATAAAGCCGGTGTTGCTTACGCTTTCTTAGGAAAGCCGGGTAAGGCGGGATTACTGAACATCAAGAAGGATGCGGATAGCTGGTCGTTGGATATCCCTTCTTTACGTGATCTTTGGTTTAAGACTTCTTATTTACTCGACCGGCGTCAGAGTGGCGAAGAGAAGGCATTGGAGAGATACAAGAGCTATAAACACAATGAGTTGAAATATAAATTCCCACAAGGTTTTACCGGCAAATTGGCTGATTTGGGCTTGCAGTTGAACCGTACTGCTAAATCGGGTATCCGGGCTGCTGTGATCCGGGAGAAAGGGTGCCAGTGTGAGCGTGAAACGGCCTGGGCTTTGCATTTGGCCGGTTTTGACGTGAAGGATGTACACATGACCGATTTGATCAGCGGACGTGAAACTCTCGAAGAGGTAAATATGATTGTCTTTGTCGGAGGATTCTCGAATTCTGACGTGTTGGGTTCTGCCAAGGGGTGGGCCGGCGCTTTCAAATTCAATGAAAAAGCACGACAGGCTTTGGAGAATTTCTATAAACGCGAAGACACCTTGAGTTTGGGTATTTGTAACGGATGCCAGTTGGCTGTTGAACTGGGACTTATTTATCCCGAGCATGCTGAAATGCCTAAGATGTTGCATAATGACTCCCATAAGTTTGAATCCGGTTTTGTCAATGTAACGATTCAGCCGAATCATTCTGTAATGTTAAAGTCTTTGGCAGGTAGTCGGTTAGGTATCTGGATCGCTCATGGAGAAGGTAAATTCAGTTTGCCTTATGCCGAGAGTGAATACCATATTCCGATCAAATACAGTTACGATGCCTATCCGGGTAATCCGAACGGTTCACCGTTCGCTACAGCGGCGATCTGTAGTAAAGATGGCCGTCACCTGGCGATGATGCCTCACTTGGAACGGTCTATCTATCCATGGAATTGGGCATATTATGCTGAAGGACGCAGTGAGGATGAAGTGAGTCCGTGGATCGAGGCTTTTGTCAATGCCCGGAAATGGATAGAGGAAAAAGTGAAGGCATAA
- the lpxA gene encoding acyl-ACP--UDP-N-acetylglucosamine O-acyltransferase — MISPLAYVDKEARIGANVTIHPFAYIDKNVEIGDNCTIMPYASILSGTRMGTDNIIYQGAIIGATPQDFKFKGEDTLLKIGNHNTIREKVILNRGTNTTDCTIIGDGNFLLEGVHLAHDTHLGSHCVLGNGAKTAGNCIIDDKAILGSEVIVKHGCRIGSWALLRDGCRANKDVPPYIVAAHNPISYYGINALILAKEGHLTENVIDNIAKCYRQIYQCGTSLENALRRIKDIIPLSPEITYLVDFIEQSKKGIIGTTM; from the coding sequence ATGATCAGTCCTTTAGCGTATGTAGATAAAGAAGCCCGGATCGGAGCGAATGTTACCATTCATCCTTTTGCCTATATCGACAAGAATGTCGAAATCGGAGACAATTGTACGATCATGCCTTATGCCAGTATTCTCAGTGGCACCCGTATGGGAACGGATAATATCATCTATCAGGGTGCCATCATCGGTGCTACTCCTCAGGATTTTAAATTCAAGGGTGAGGATACCCTCCTGAAAATCGGTAATCACAATACCATACGGGAGAAAGTGATCCTTAACCGGGGCACGAACACAACCGATTGTACGATAATCGGAGACGGTAACTTTCTGCTGGAAGGCGTACATCTGGCACACGACACCCATTTAGGCAGCCATTGTGTATTGGGAAACGGTGCCAAAACAGCAGGAAACTGTATTATCGACGACAAGGCGATTTTAGGTAGTGAAGTGATCGTCAAACACGGTTGCCGTATCGGAAGCTGGGCACTATTGCGTGACGGCTGCCGCGCCAACAAAGATGTTCCGCCTTATATCGTGGCGGCCCACAATCCGATCAGTTACTATGGAATCAATGCTTTGATCCTGGCTAAAGAAGGCCATCTCACCGAAAATGTGATCGATAATATAGCTAAATGTTACCGGCAAATTTATCAATGCGGTACCAGTCTGGAAAATGCCCTGCGAAGAATCAAAGATATTATTCCTCTCAGTCCGGAAATCACTTACCTGGTAGATTTTATCGAACAATCTAAAAAGGGGATTATCGGAACGACAATGTAA